A section of the Gloeobacter violaceus PCC 7421 genome encodes:
- a CDS encoding VWA domain-containing protein — MSETASTIKRCLAASGILLLIGGCGRDLPNAPADTFSGLNVTVHVGSALGGFCRKAVERFNATRPALADGTPFRASCTAAGSGDVVATFVDLNRQLKAGSIRADDPRFATVLSLDGEIYHSQLIDQIDGLFPGKDYIPAITDAPLLASSPMVLMTRADLAGGLRAQAEPFAALARAKVHRDLAAGAPALPVHFVQTAPTRSNSGLQTLVAQFAAMARKRPEALDAADVARYQDAVKQLQSKVTRYGTSTDSLAQAMARNGPYWASVGSVYEASVIAANGDLGSDEPRFEAVYPKATFTSNMRAILPSGPWVSPQEQAAAEQILAYLRTPESQKLAAEHGLRPGVPGVPLGEKFTAQYGVDPNARYDSLRSPKPEVVAAMLDSWRSYTKKPSLVVLVIDSSGSMKGDKLPAVQQTLQAYIDGLGPKETIALIDFDSDIRDPMLADASPAGRERAERFIAGLEAEGGTRLYDAALYARDWLVKHRRAGAINAVVVLTDGKDDGSTIDLNRLGAELQKSGFSSDERVAFFTVGYGGEGQFNPEALKAIAELNGGYYIEGEPGTVRRLMADLQVEF, encoded by the coding sequence ATGAGTGAGACAGCATCGACCATAAAACGATGTTTGGCTGCTTCCGGTATTCTGTTGCTTATCGGCGGCTGCGGTCGCGATTTGCCAAATGCCCCCGCCGACACTTTTTCTGGGCTGAACGTCACGGTGCACGTCGGCAGTGCCCTGGGCGGCTTCTGCCGCAAGGCGGTCGAACGGTTCAACGCTACCCGGCCCGCCCTCGCCGACGGCACGCCCTTTCGGGCGTCGTGCACCGCCGCGGGCAGCGGCGATGTGGTCGCCACGTTCGTCGATTTGAACAGGCAACTAAAAGCCGGCTCGATCCGCGCCGACGACCCGCGCTTTGCGACGGTGCTTTCGCTCGACGGTGAAATCTACCACAGCCAGCTTATCGATCAGATCGACGGGCTTTTTCCAGGTAAGGACTACATTCCCGCCATCACCGACGCGCCGCTGCTGGCGAGCAGTCCAATGGTGCTGATGACCCGCGCGGATCTGGCGGGCGGGCTGCGCGCCCAGGCCGAACCTTTCGCCGCCCTCGCCCGGGCCAAGGTGCACCGCGACCTGGCTGCGGGTGCCCCCGCCCTGCCCGTCCACTTCGTGCAGACAGCCCCCACCCGCTCCAACTCGGGCCTGCAGACGCTGGTTGCCCAGTTCGCCGCCATGGCTCGCAAGCGGCCCGAAGCTCTCGACGCGGCGGACGTGGCCCGTTACCAGGACGCAGTCAAGCAGTTGCAAAGCAAAGTGACCCGCTACGGCACCTCCACCGATTCCCTCGCCCAGGCGATGGCCCGCAACGGCCCCTACTGGGCCTCGGTCGGCTCCGTCTACGAGGCGTCGGTGATCGCTGCCAACGGCGATTTAGGCTCCGACGAACCGCGTTTCGAGGCGGTCTATCCGAAGGCGACGTTCACTTCGAACATGCGGGCGATCCTGCCCTCCGGCCCCTGGGTGAGCCCCCAGGAGCAGGCGGCAGCCGAGCAGATCCTCGCGTACCTGCGCACCCCCGAAAGCCAGAAGCTCGCGGCCGAGCATGGCCTGCGTCCGGGGGTACCGGGGGTACCCCTGGGTGAGAAATTCACAGCCCAGTACGGTGTGGATCCGAATGCGCGCTATGATTCGCTGCGGTCCCCGAAGCCGGAAGTGGTCGCGGCCATGCTCGACTCCTGGCGCTCCTACACCAAGAAGCCCTCGCTGGTCGTCCTGGTGATCGATTCCTCGGGTTCGATGAAAGGCGACAAACTGCCCGCCGTTCAGCAGACACTGCAGGCCTACATCGATGGCCTCGGCCCCAAGGAGACCATTGCCCTCATCGATTTCGACAGTGATATCCGCGATCCGATGCTTGCCGATGCCTCGCCGGCAGGACGCGAACGGGCCGAGCGCTTCATCGCCGGTCTGGAGGCCGAGGGCGGTACCAGACTGTACGACGCGGCGCTTTACGCGCGCGACTGGCTGGTGAAGCACCGCCGGGCCGGAGCGATCAACGCCGTCGTGGTCCTGACCGACGGGAAAGACGACGGTTCAACCATCGACCTCAACCGGTTGGGTGCCGAGCTGCAAAAAAGCGGATTCTCCTCGGACGAGCGCGTCGCCTTTTTCACCGTGGGCTACGGCGGAGAAGGCCAGTTCAACCCAGAGGCGCTCAAGGCCATCGCCGAATTGAATGGCGGCTATTACATCGAGGGTGAGCCCGGAACGGTCCGGCGCCTGATGGCGGATCTACAGGTGGAGTTCTAA
- a CDS encoding GNAT family N-acetyltransferase, translating to MTSDAFLRDTTEDDLPIFFEQQLDPDANYMAAFTSGDPTDRDHFMARWTRIFEDDAIATQTILCDGHVAGYVASFEQFGKPSISYWLGKEYWGKGFATKAVLGFVGHINTRPLYARAAKDNIASIRVLEKCGFTICGEDKGFANARGEQVEEFIMRLGAS from the coding sequence ATGACCAGCGATGCTTTCCTGCGGGATACGACAGAAGACGACCTCCCCATTTTCTTCGAGCAGCAACTGGATCCGGACGCCAACTATATGGCCGCCTTCACCTCCGGAGATCCGACGGACAGGGATCATTTCATGGCGCGCTGGACCAGGATTTTTGAAGACGACGCTATTGCAACACAAACCATTCTCTGCGACGGGCATGTGGCGGGCTACGTCGCGAGCTTTGAACAGTTCGGCAAACCGTCCATCAGCTACTGGCTTGGGAAGGAATACTGGGGCAAAGGATTTGCCACCAAAGCAGTTTTGGGGTTTGTGGGCCATATAAACACCCGCCCTCTTTATGCCCGTGCCGCCAAAGACAACATCGCCTCCATCCGGGTTCTGGAAAAATGTGGGTTCACAATTTGCGGCGAAGATAAGGGGTTTGCCAACGCCCGCGGCGAGCAGGTCGAAGAATTTATTATGCGACTGGGAGCGAGTTGA
- a CDS encoding Uma2 family endonuclease: MTTLVSQIHYPSGDGSPVAETYVHLYAILVTLEVLKQYLEGQQATVLANQFLYYSQGIPTARVAPDVMVIFGVEPGGRDKYKVWEEGQVPAVIFEMTSPSTRTKDKDFKKNLYVQLGVQEYWLFDPKGEWIPEQLEGYRSLTVEVDDELTPIFLPITDGCSQVLGLRLQVEGALIGFYRLDTGEKLLIPTELAVELRTTAARLEQEQLARQLAEQRAEQAEQRAEQAGQQAQLDRLGKEQAEQRAAALAERLRALGVDPDNL, from the coding sequence ATGACCACGCTAGTTTCACAAATTCACTACCCGAGCGGAGATGGCTCACCTGTGGCCGAAACTTATGTGCATCTCTATGCCATCCTGGTGACGCTTGAAGTGCTCAAGCAGTACCTTGAAGGGCAACAGGCCACGGTGCTGGCCAACCAGTTTCTCTACTACTCCCAGGGCATTCCGACCGCTAGAGTCGCCCCGGATGTGATGGTCATCTTCGGGGTCGAGCCGGGCGGACGCGACAAATACAAAGTCTGGGAAGAAGGACAGGTACCGGCTGTCATTTTCGAAATGACTTCTCCCAGCACCCGGACAAAAGACAAAGACTTCAAGAAAAATCTCTACGTCCAGTTGGGGGTACAGGAGTACTGGTTGTTCGATCCCAAGGGCGAGTGGATCCCGGAGCAGTTGGAGGGCTACCGAAGCCTCACCGTCGAGGTGGACGACGAACTGACGCCGATATTCCTCCCGATCACCGATGGCTGCTCCCAGGTTCTGGGACTGCGGCTGCAGGTCGAAGGAGCGCTGATCGGCTTCTACCGTCTCGATACTGGGGAAAAGCTGCTAATCCCAACCGAACTGGCCGTCGAGCTGCGCACCACCGCCGCAAGATTGGAGCAGGAGCAGCTTGCCAGACAACTGGCCGAGCAACGCGCCGAGCAAGCCGAGCAACGTGCTGAACAAGCTGGGCAACAAGCGCAATTAGACAGACTGGGCAAAGAACAGGCCGAGCAGCGTGCTGCGGCACTGGCGGAACGGTTGCGGGCTCTGGGCGTCGACCCGGACAACCTTTGA
- a CDS encoding aldo/keto reductase — MRYKLLGRSGLRVSELCLGTMTFGDEWGWGGSSEESRKMFDIFANVGGNFIDTANAYTNGTSEKLVGEFIAPERDRFVVATKYTANTRPGDPNAGGNARKSLVQGIEGSLKRLGTEYIDLLWVHAWDFMTPIEEVMRSLDDAVRQGKVLYIGISDTPAWIVSRANTLAQCYGWTPFIGLQIEYSLIERTPERDLVPMANALELGITPWSPLAGGVLSGKYNKGKDSEAAQEEGDDNGGGSKRKDQGGISAELTERNLNIAAEVGKIAEEVDRTAPQVALNWLRQQPGTVIPIIGGRKASQIEDNLGCLEFTLTPEQMQRLEAVSGIELGFPHDFLQGEMLNNFVHGGTLDQIDRPLLRR; from the coding sequence ATGCGCTACAAATTGCTGGGTAGAAGCGGATTGCGGGTTTCGGAGCTGTGCCTGGGCACGATGACCTTTGGCGACGAGTGGGGTTGGGGCGGTTCGAGCGAGGAGAGCCGCAAAATGTTCGACATCTTTGCCAATGTCGGCGGCAACTTTATCGATACGGCCAACGCCTACACCAACGGCACCAGCGAAAAACTGGTGGGCGAATTTATCGCACCGGAGCGCGACCGGTTCGTGGTAGCCACCAAGTACACCGCCAACACCCGCCCCGGCGATCCCAATGCCGGCGGCAACGCCCGCAAGAGCCTGGTGCAGGGAATCGAGGGCAGCCTCAAGCGCCTCGGTACCGAGTATATCGACCTGTTGTGGGTGCACGCCTGGGACTTCATGACCCCGATCGAAGAGGTGATGCGCTCGCTCGACGACGCAGTGCGCCAGGGAAAAGTGCTCTACATCGGCATCTCGGACACGCCCGCGTGGATTGTCTCCCGAGCGAATACCCTCGCTCAGTGCTACGGCTGGACCCCTTTCATCGGCTTGCAGATCGAGTACAGCCTGATCGAACGCACCCCCGAACGCGACCTGGTGCCGATGGCCAACGCCCTTGAGCTCGGCATTACTCCCTGGAGCCCGCTGGCGGGCGGTGTGCTCTCGGGCAAGTACAACAAAGGCAAAGACTCGGAAGCGGCGCAAGAAGAAGGAGACGACAACGGCGGAGGCTCCAAGCGCAAGGATCAAGGCGGCATCAGCGCCGAACTCACTGAACGCAACCTTAACATCGCGGCGGAAGTTGGCAAGATCGCCGAGGAAGTGGACCGCACCGCGCCCCAGGTGGCGCTCAACTGGCTGAGGCAGCAGCCAGGCACGGTGATTCCGATTATCGGGGGGCGCAAAGCTTCGCAGATCGAAGACAACCTGGGCTGTCTGGAATTCACCCTTACCCCCGAGCAGATGCAGCGGCTCGAAGCGGTCTCCGGGATCGAACTGGGCTTTCCGCACGACTTTCTGCAAGGCGAAATGCTCAACAACTTCGTCCACGGCGGCACGCTCGATCAGATCGATCGACCGCTGCTGCGCCGTTAG
- a CDS encoding substrate-binding domain-containing protein — protein MRPLNPLSVPLAVLAAAVVLVGLRLAGLSPWVAIPLGVLAAWVFAPLLAKRRGGVNPALERELEAARTRARELAQKADGLYTEAFGLLAAPAQVEALGIVQHACNRVRDLPARVEQLSARLQGEDSLLCAEELEAQLREVERRAEGRRGAAREQLDGLSVSLRRNIGLAREGRDVRLGQVAALATLILDTAGALQAIQNRLRTADLPQLDDLRSLDEQLSALAQNVELLVAEPEPATQLQPKQERRTFLVSAAIAGAALALSFAPLPGPKRTLIVVSGTELAEPLQALKAAFERERPDIALELKFQGSQDIVNRFIDEKNTFTPAVLIPANGEVLEELAERRRAQGGEEVFYEPPRPVAKTVLVAIAWPERARVLFPDGRFGWDRLERALAAKSWAQLGAPAAWGSFDFAMSDPTRSSSGQLTLALFAADKTAIGPGSAAVQERVALLRRSVYQPPRSTDVLLQEFIARGPNDADVATVYESVALYRWEQSAANQGKPYGIFYLDPTFETVSTAAIVRRDVDSGAAEAARTFVDFLVQPKQQAVFVRHGFRPVAGNLDVGSVDGSPWRQGIPGAQSRLQARVLPPPNSAVLAELRRLWERAQ, from the coding sequence ATGCGCCCCCTCAATCCCCTTTCGGTTCCACTGGCGGTCCTCGCCGCGGCGGTCGTCCTTGTTGGTCTGCGCTTGGCCGGTTTGAGCCCCTGGGTAGCCATCCCCCTGGGCGTGCTTGCCGCCTGGGTGTTCGCGCCCCTGCTTGCAAAGCGCCGAGGTGGGGTAAATCCTGCACTGGAACGCGAACTCGAAGCGGCCCGCACCCGCGCCAGGGAGTTGGCCCAGAAGGCGGACGGCCTGTACACCGAAGCCTTTGGGCTGCTTGCCGCCCCCGCCCAGGTGGAGGCGCTCGGGATCGTGCAGCACGCCTGCAACCGCGTGCGCGACCTGCCTGCCCGGGTCGAGCAACTGAGCGCTCGTCTGCAAGGCGAGGATTCGCTGTTGTGTGCGGAGGAACTCGAAGCGCAGTTGCGCGAAGTCGAGCGCCGGGCCGAGGGCCGCCGCGGTGCTGCCCGCGAGCAGCTCGACGGGCTCTCTGTGAGCCTGCGCCGCAATATCGGGCTGGCCCGCGAAGGCCGGGATGTGCGCCTCGGTCAGGTCGCAGCCCTCGCGACGCTGATTCTCGACACGGCCGGGGCGCTCCAGGCGATCCAGAACCGTCTACGCACCGCCGATCTCCCGCAACTGGACGACCTGCGCTCGCTCGACGAGCAGTTGAGCGCTCTGGCGCAGAATGTCGAACTGCTGGTGGCCGAGCCGGAACCGGCCACCCAACTTCAACCGAAGCAGGAGCGCCGGACTTTTCTGGTCTCAGCGGCCATCGCCGGGGCGGCTTTGGCGCTGAGCTTCGCTCCTCTGCCGGGTCCGAAGCGCACCCTGATCGTGGTGAGCGGCACCGAACTTGCAGAACCTCTGCAAGCGCTCAAAGCCGCGTTCGAGCGCGAACGCCCGGATATCGCCTTGGAGCTGAAATTCCAGGGCTCCCAGGACATCGTCAACCGCTTCATCGATGAAAAGAACACTTTCACCCCGGCCGTCTTGATCCCCGCCAACGGCGAGGTTCTCGAAGAACTGGCGGAGCGCCGGCGCGCCCAGGGGGGTGAGGAGGTCTTCTACGAACCGCCCCGGCCGGTGGCGAAGACGGTGCTGGTGGCCATCGCCTGGCCGGAGCGCGCCCGGGTGCTCTTCCCGGACGGCCGTTTCGGGTGGGATCGTCTGGAGCGGGCGCTTGCGGCGAAAAGTTGGGCGCAACTGGGGGCTCCCGCCGCCTGGGGAAGCTTCGACTTTGCGATGAGCGATCCGACCCGCTCCAGCTCCGGCCAGCTCACCCTGGCCTTGTTTGCGGCCGATAAAACAGCGATTGGCCCTGGCAGCGCGGCTGTGCAGGAGCGCGTTGCCCTTCTCAGGCGATCGGTGTACCAGCCGCCGCGCTCGACCGACGTGCTGTTGCAGGAATTTATCGCCCGCGGACCCAACGACGCCGACGTGGCCACCGTCTACGAGAGCGTTGCTCTGTACCGCTGGGAGCAGTCGGCTGCGAACCAGGGCAAGCCCTACGGGATCTTCTACCTCGATCCGACTTTTGAGACCGTCTCCACCGCCGCGATCGTCCGTCGGGACGTAGACAGCGGCGCCGCCGAGGCCGCCCGCACCTTTGTAGACTTCCTCGTCCAGCCCAAGCAGCAGGCCGTCTTCGTGCGCCATGGCTTTCGCCCGGTCGCCGGAAATCTCGATGTCGGCTCCGTGGACGGCAGCCCCTGGCGCCAGGGGATTCCCGGCGCCCAAAGCCGACTGCAGGCGCGCGTCCTTCCCCCGCCCAATTCGGCGGTTCTGGCCGAGCTTCGCCGCCTATGGGAACGGGCGCAATGA
- a CDS encoding sodium:solute symporter family protein — protein MQLEWIDWAIIAAYFLGSLLIGIAFTGRAGKSLSEYFVSGRNVPWWLAGTSMVATTFAADTPLAVAGLVIKNGVAANWLWWSFVMGGMLTVFFFARLWRRSGVLTDIEFTELRYGGKPAALLRGFRSLYLGIAINSIIMGWVTLAMVKILGLTLGIDKWQAVILCFVVTALYTTLSGLWGILVTDAFQFVIAMVGCIALAVFGLEAVGGIDGLKATLGSRFGDADPILALTPAVDSPWMPIATFLILLSIGWWASWYPGAEPGGGGYVAQRVFSARSERDSLLATLWFTVAHYALRPWPWIVVALVAMALYPGLTEPKADPETGYIKVMIDVLPTGWRGLMLAAFAAAYMSTISTHLNWGTSYLINDFYKRFLRPEASDSHYVWAARLATVLAMVLAGIATLNINSISGAWQLLLALGAGTGPVYLLRWYWWRLNAWSEISAQLCALASYVVLTYFLPVQMRLDTNDPNDLALSLVVSVAVTTVCWLSVTFLTQPEAPAVLERFYRQVRPEGPGWRVVRERLGAGPGASLWPLAFNWLCGVVLVYGALFGVGKLIFKEWLAGGLYLAVSLAAGALLVVTFQGFSPEPEPLPEPLAGEE, from the coding sequence ATGCAACTGGAATGGATCGACTGGGCGATTATTGCTGCGTATTTTCTGGGCTCGCTGCTGATCGGGATTGCCTTCACCGGGCGCGCCGGTAAAAGCCTGAGCGAATATTTTGTCTCCGGGCGCAACGTGCCCTGGTGGCTTGCGGGCACCTCGATGGTGGCCACCACCTTCGCAGCCGACACCCCCCTGGCCGTCGCCGGTCTGGTGATCAAAAACGGCGTGGCGGCCAACTGGCTGTGGTGGAGCTTCGTGATGGGCGGCATGCTCACGGTCTTTTTCTTTGCCCGCCTCTGGCGGCGCTCCGGGGTGCTCACCGACATCGAATTTACCGAGTTGCGCTACGGCGGCAAACCGGCGGCACTGCTGCGGGGCTTTCGCTCGCTCTATCTGGGGATCGCCATCAACTCGATCATCATGGGCTGGGTCACCCTGGCCATGGTCAAGATCCTCGGGCTGACTTTGGGGATCGACAAGTGGCAGGCGGTGATTTTGTGCTTTGTCGTGACGGCGCTCTACACAACCCTTTCCGGGTTATGGGGGATCCTGGTCACCGACGCCTTTCAATTTGTGATTGCGATGGTCGGTTGCATCGCCCTGGCTGTCTTTGGGCTGGAGGCGGTGGGGGGCATCGACGGCCTCAAAGCGACCCTGGGCAGTCGCTTCGGCGACGCCGATCCGATCCTGGCGCTCACCCCGGCGGTCGATTCGCCCTGGATGCCCATTGCCACGTTCTTGATTTTGCTGAGTATCGGCTGGTGGGCGTCGTGGTATCCGGGAGCGGAACCGGGAGGGGGCGGCTATGTGGCCCAGCGGGTTTTCTCGGCGCGCAGCGAGCGCGATTCGCTTTTGGCGACGCTCTGGTTTACTGTTGCCCATTACGCGCTCAGGCCCTGGCCGTGGATTGTGGTGGCGCTGGTGGCGATGGCCCTTTATCCGGGGCTGACTGAACCGAAGGCCGACCCTGAGACCGGCTACATCAAAGTGATGATCGACGTATTGCCCACCGGTTGGCGGGGATTGATGCTCGCCGCCTTCGCCGCCGCCTACATGTCGACGATTTCGACCCACCTCAACTGGGGTACGTCCTATCTCATCAACGACTTTTACAAACGCTTCTTGCGGCCGGAGGCTTCCGACAGCCACTACGTCTGGGCGGCGCGGCTTGCCACGGTGCTGGCGATGGTGCTGGCCGGGATCGCTACCCTCAACATCAATTCGATTAGCGGCGCCTGGCAGTTGCTGTTGGCCCTGGGTGCGGGAACCGGACCGGTCTATCTGCTGCGCTGGTACTGGTGGCGCCTCAACGCCTGGTCGGAAATCTCAGCGCAACTGTGCGCGCTCGCAAGCTACGTTGTGCTCACTTACTTTTTGCCGGTGCAGATGCGCCTTGACACCAATGACCCCAACGATCTGGCCCTTTCGCTGGTGGTCTCGGTCGCCGTCACCACGGTCTGCTGGCTGTCGGTCACTTTCTTGACCCAACCGGAGGCCCCGGCGGTGCTGGAGCGCTTTTACCGGCAGGTGCGTCCGGAAGGACCGGGCTGGCGAGTCGTGCGCGAACGGTTGGGAGCCGGTCCGGGCGCTTCGTTGTGGCCCCTGGCGTTTAACTGGCTGTGCGGAGTCGTGCTCGTCTATGGGGCGCTGTTCGGCGTGGGCAAATTGATCTTCAAAGAGTGGCTGGCAGGTGGGCTGTATCTGGCGGTGAGTCTTGCAGCCGGAGCGCTGTTGGTCGTCACGTTCCAGGGCTTCTCGCCGGAACCGGAGCCGCTGCCCGAGCCGCTCGCGGGCGAGGAGTGA
- a CDS encoding TrkA C-terminal domain-containing protein, which translates to MGSKIADTRSGRAPDRALHLSNLEKYILTILRSYEAALHAVEGRPQPQRSPQEVEWLREPGLWGLRIQEELEKCGLEVASGSLYGALYKLEANGYIKARWGEDRPGNRRGARRRLYRLEPSGAESLEVHLDAEGERMQRLSTLFAQPGSGAEAASDLRVDTVTVPDICPYIIGMTLEEASRLTGASVRAVLRAGGPVDPLPPETRLLRGDSLELAGNSRELADFHRLLEGKLAVEQVTAWVALPDACPLVGKTLAEADIRNRTRATVLAIRREGKLLEYPTPRTRLLAGDCLEIMGTPFALAGFRKLLDREAEVTRVDERLRLPDDCFLVGKTLAEAGVRTHTGITVLCVERKGRPLLERPISRARLLGGDCLEVVGTPLALAGFRKLLSAQSRVADGCCRELTAACPLVGMTLAEADIRSRTGATVVAIERGGAFMECPTAETRLLQGDIVHLEGSPAALHAFHGWWGAMAHNIAR; encoded by the coding sequence ATGGGCTCCAAAATCGCGGACACGAGGTCCGGACGCGCGCCGGACCGTGCGCTCCACCTCTCCAATTTGGAGAAGTATATCCTCACGATTCTCCGGTCCTACGAGGCGGCCCTGCACGCCGTCGAGGGTCGGCCGCAACCGCAGCGCTCGCCGCAGGAGGTGGAGTGGTTGCGCGAACCCGGTCTTTGGGGGCTGCGCATTCAGGAAGAACTCGAAAAATGCGGTCTGGAGGTTGCCAGCGGTTCGTTGTACGGTGCGCTGTACAAGCTCGAAGCAAATGGGTACATCAAGGCGCGCTGGGGAGAAGACCGCCCCGGCAATCGGCGGGGCGCCAGGCGGCGGCTGTACCGGCTTGAGCCGAGCGGAGCCGAATCCCTCGAAGTGCACCTCGACGCTGAGGGCGAGCGAATGCAGCGGCTGAGCACCCTTTTCGCGCAACCGGGGTCCGGGGCCGAAGCGGCAAGCGATCTGCGCGTCGATACCGTGACGGTGCCGGATATATGCCCTTACATCATCGGCATGACGCTGGAGGAGGCGTCCCGACTCACGGGGGCGAGCGTCCGGGCGGTGTTGCGCGCTGGCGGCCCGGTGGATCCTTTGCCGCCTGAGACCCGTCTGCTGCGGGGGGATAGTTTGGAGCTGGCGGGGAATTCCCGGGAACTGGCCGACTTTCACAGGCTTCTTGAGGGCAAGCTCGCAGTCGAGCAGGTCACCGCCTGGGTGGCTCTTCCCGACGCCTGCCCGCTGGTCGGCAAAACCCTCGCCGAGGCGGACATCCGTAACCGGACGCGGGCGACGGTGCTGGCCATCCGCCGCGAGGGAAAACTGCTGGAGTATCCCACCCCGCGCACGCGGCTATTGGCGGGCGATTGTCTGGAAATTATGGGCACGCCGTTCGCCCTTGCGGGCTTCCGTAAACTCCTCGATCGCGAGGCGGAGGTCACCCGGGTGGATGAACGGCTGAGGCTGCCCGACGATTGTTTTCTTGTCGGCAAGACCTTGGCGGAGGCGGGGGTGCGCACCCACACCGGCATCACGGTCCTCTGCGTCGAACGCAAGGGCAGGCCGCTACTGGAGCGGCCCATCTCCCGCGCGCGGCTGTTGGGCGGTGACTGCCTGGAAGTGGTGGGAACCCCACTCGCCCTGGCCGGCTTCCGCAAGCTTCTGAGTGCACAATCGCGGGTCGCGGACGGTTGCTGTAGAGAGTTGACGGCCGCCTGCCCGCTGGTGGGCATGACCCTGGCCGAGGCGGACATCCGCAGCCGCACAGGGGCGACCGTCGTCGCCATCGAGCGCGGCGGCGCGTTCATGGAGTGCCCCACTGCCGAGACCCGGTTACTTCAAGGGGACATCGTCCACCTGGAGGGTTCGCCCGCGGCTCTGCATGCCTTCCACGGGTGGTGGGGCGCCATGGCGCACAATATCGCCCGGTGA